The uncultured Bacteroides sp. genome has a segment encoding these proteins:
- a CDS encoding DUF4348 domain-containing protein gives MRKIILGATTLLLLASCNGQKAKIDPFKSLTNLVDSANEATDSIESDSVQEVPKPIKADETFDDFIFSFASDIKLQQKRIHFPLTFINGKSVSKIEQEFWKKDNLFTKQSFYTMIFDKESDMDLMTTTHLKSAKFEWFYMTTNKIKAYNFKRENNGAWMLSSISISSINSNQNENFLEFFHKFASDSIFQRSRIHEPLTFVTTDPDDDFSILETTMEINQWFAFSPDLPTVRLSNINYGQSNSDESNTKIVAMKGLGNGFSNTLYFKRQKNQWEFYKFEDLSN, from the coding sequence ATGAGAAAGATAATTTTAGGTGCTACCACATTGCTTTTATTAGCCTCTTGTAATGGCCAGAAAGCGAAGATAGATCCTTTCAAATCGTTAACAAATTTAGTTGACTCAGCAAATGAGGCCACAGATTCTATAGAAAGTGATTCTGTTCAGGAAGTTCCGAAGCCAATCAAGGCTGATGAGACTTTTGATGATTTCATTTTTAGTTTTGCATCTGATATAAAGTTGCAACAAAAGAGAATTCATTTCCCCCTTACTTTCATAAATGGAAAATCGGTGAGCAAAATAGAACAAGAGTTCTGGAAAAAAGATAATCTGTTTACAAAGCAAAGCTTCTACACAATGATTTTTGATAAAGAGTCGGACATGGATCTCATGACTACCACTCATTTGAAATCGGCTAAGTTTGAATGGTTTTATATGACTACCAACAAAATTAAAGCATATAATTTCAAACGTGAGAACAATGGTGCATGGATGCTGAGTTCTATCTCAATTAGCTCTATCAATAGCAATCAGAATGAAAACTTCCTGGAATTCTTTCATAAGTTTGCTAGTGACAGCATTTTCCAACGATCACGTATTCATGAGCCACTTACTTTTGTAACAACAGACCCCGATGATGATTTTTCTATTCTGGAAACCACAATGGAGATCAATCAATGGTTTGCTTTTTCACCAGATCTGCCTACAGTAAGATTGTCTAATATCAATTACGGGCAGAGCAATTCTGATGAATCCAACACTAAAATTGTTGCAATGAAAGGTTTAGGCAACGGGTTCTCTAATACGCTTTATTTTAAACGACAAAAAAATCAATGGGAATTTTATAAATTTGAAGATCTGAGTAACTAA
- a CDS encoding DUF3127 domain-containing protein translates to MEISGKIIAILPLQSGTGRNGTEWKKQDYVVETHDQYPKKMCFNLWGDRIDQFTIQMGEEVTVSFDIDCREWNGKWFNDIRAWKIDRNSGAGVNAQPMQQSAPVEFTATDAKDDLPF, encoded by the coding sequence ATGGAAATAAGTGGAAAAATAATTGCTATCCTACCTCTACAAAGCGGAACAGGAAGAAATGGGACTGAATGGAAGAAACAAGATTATGTTGTTGAAACACATGATCAATATCCTAAGAAAATGTGTTTTAACCTCTGGGGAGACAGAATTGACCAGTTCACTATTCAAATGGGTGAAGAAGTAACTGTATCTTTCGATATAGATTGCCGTGAATGGAACGGTAAATGGTTTAACGACATCCGCGCATGGAAAATTGATCGTAATTCAGGTGCAGGCGTTAATGCTCAGCCAATGCAACAATCAGCTCCGGTAGAATTTACCGCAACTGATGCAAAAGATGATCTTCCATTCTAA
- the dnaN gene encoding DNA polymerase III subunit beta, translated as MKFIVSSTALFSHLQAISRVINSKNALPILDCFLFELEDGKLSVTVSDNETTMVTSLEVNESDANGKFAVGAKTILEALKEIPEQPLNFDVNAETYEILVQYQNGKYSVVGQNADEYPLSASLGDNAVRLEMNADILLVGINRAIFATADDELRPVMNGIYFDITTEDVTLVASDGHKLARSKTMAAKGSERAAFILPRKPAGLLKNLLPKEAGAVSIEFDDRNAVFTLENYRMVCRLIEGRFPNYNSVIPQNNPHKVTVDRLQLISALKRVSVFSSQASSLIKLRLEENLIVVSAQDIDFSTSAEESLVCQYQGAPMSIGFKSTFLIDILNNISASDVIVELADPSRAGVIVPVEQEENDDLLMLLMPMMLND; from the coding sequence ATGAAATTCATCGTTTCGAGTACGGCTTTATTCAGTCATTTACAAGCAATAAGTCGTGTTATTAACTCTAAAAATGCATTGCCTATTTTAGATTGTTTTCTATTTGAGTTAGAGGATGGAAAACTTTCTGTAACTGTGTCAGATAATGAAACGACAATGGTTACTTCTCTTGAGGTAAATGAAAGCGATGCAAACGGTAAGTTCGCTGTTGGTGCAAAAACCATTTTGGAAGCATTAAAAGAAATTCCGGAGCAACCGCTAAATTTTGATGTTAATGCTGAAACGTATGAGATCCTTGTGCAATACCAAAATGGTAAGTATAGCGTAGTAGGACAAAATGCGGATGAATATCCACTGTCTGCTTCCTTGGGAGACAATGCCGTACGTCTGGAAATGAATGCTGATATATTGCTCGTTGGTATTAACCGTGCAATCTTTGCAACAGCAGACGATGAACTTCGTCCGGTAATGAATGGTATCTATTTTGATATTACAACAGAAGATGTTACGCTTGTTGCTTCAGATGGACATAAGTTGGCCCGTAGTAAAACTATGGCAGCGAAAGGCAGTGAAAGAGCAGCTTTCATTTTACCAAGAAAACCTGCAGGATTGCTCAAAAACCTTTTACCCAAAGAAGCAGGAGCTGTTTCTATTGAATTTGATGATAGAAATGCAGTGTTTACTCTTGAGAACTATCGCATGGTATGTCGTCTTATTGAAGGCCGCTTCCCAAATTATAACTCTGTAATTCCTCAGAATAATCCACATAAGGTTACTGTTGACCGTTTACAGTTGATCAGTGCTCTTAAGCGTGTATCGGTGTTCTCTTCACAAGCAAGCAGCTTGATTAAATTGCGTTTGGAGGAGAATCTGATAGTTGTCTCTGCACAGGATATCGACTTCTCAACTTCTGCCGAAGAGTCTTTGGTTTGTCAGTATCAGGGTGCTCCGATGAGCATTGGTTTTAAATCGACTTTCCTTATTGATATTTTAAATAACATATCAGCTTCTGATGTAATTGTAGAATTGGCTGATCCATCCCGTGCCGGTGTTATTGTTCCGGTGGAACAGGAAGAAAATGATGACTTGCTGATGTTGCTGATGCCGATGATGTTAAATGACTAA
- a CDS encoding exonuclease domain-containing protein, with protein sequence MNLNLKNPIVFFDLETTGTNINSDRIVEICYLKVHPNGNEESKTLRINPEMHIPEESSKIHGIYDEDIANCPTFKEVAKNIARDIEGADLAGFNSNRFDIPVLAEEFLRAGVDIDMSKRKFIDVQVIFHKMEQRTLSAAYKFYCEKDLDDAHTAEADTRATYEVLKAQLDRYPADLQNDMAFLADFSAYNKNVDFAGRVVYDENGVEIFNFGKYKGVAVSEVFKKDLGYYSWMQNSDFTLNTKAVLTKIKLRELTGK encoded by the coding sequence ATGAATTTAAACTTAAAAAACCCGATTGTTTTCTTTGATCTGGAAACAACCGGAACAAATATAAACTCTGATAGAATTGTCGAAATTTGTTATTTGAAAGTGCATCCAAACGGAAATGAAGAATCAAAAACTCTTCGCATAAATCCTGAAATGCATATACCGGAAGAATCATCAAAGATACATGGCATTTACGATGAGGATATAGCTAACTGTCCTACTTTTAAGGAAGTAGCAAAAAATATTGCACGCGACATTGAAGGAGCGGATCTTGCCGGATTTAATTCCAACCGTTTTGATATTCCTGTACTTGCAGAAGAATTTCTTCGTGCAGGAGTGGACATTGATATGAGTAAGCGTAAGTTTATTGATGTGCAGGTTATCTTCCATAAAATGGAGCAAAGAACACTTTCTGCAGCTTACAAGTTTTATTGTGAAAAAGATCTTGACGATGCTCATACAGCTGAAGCAGATACCCGCGCTACATACGAAGTGCTTAAAGCACAGCTTGACCGCTATCCTGCCGACTTGCAAAATGATATGGCTTTCCTTGCCGATTTTTCTGCCTACAATAAAAATGTGGACTTTGCCGGAAGGGTAGTTTATGATGAAAATGGAGTTGAAATTTTTAATTTTGGAAAATATAAGGGCGTAGCTGTTTCTGAAGTATTCAAGAAAGACCTGGGCTATTATTCATGGATGCAGAACAGTGACTTTACATTGAACACTAAAGCTGTCCTTACAAAAATTAAATTACGGGAACTTACCGGCAAATAA
- the coaBC gene encoding bifunctional phosphopantothenoylcysteine decarboxylase/phosphopantothenate--cysteine ligase CoaBC produces MLKGKKIIVGITGSIAAYKAAYLIRGLIKKGAEVQVVITPAGKEFITPITLSALTSKPVISEFFSGRDGTWNSHVDLGLWADAMLIAPATASTIGKMANGIADNMLITTYLSAKAPVFVAPAMDLDMFAHPSTQKNIETLRSFGNHIIEPGEGELASHLVGKGRMEEPEEIIRVLEEFFAKQEDLSKKKVLITAGPTYEKIDPVRFIGNYSSGKMGFALAEECASRGAEVILIAGPVQIETIHPNIHRIDVESAQEMYEASVANYPSADAGILCAAVADFTPEIVADKKIKRKGDELTVVLKPTQDIAASLGKIKWADQLLAGFALETNDELLNAQSKLERKNFDFIVLNSLNDEGAGFRHDTNKITIIDKDGKTDYPLKSKREVATDIIDRLAQLIK; encoded by the coding sequence ATGTTGAAAGGAAAAAAAATAATAGTTGGAATAACAGGAAGTATTGCTGCCTATAAAGCTGCCTATCTTATCAGAGGACTGATAAAAAAAGGGGCTGAAGTTCAGGTTGTGATTACTCCGGCCGGAAAGGAATTTATTACTCCCATTACTTTATCTGCTTTGACCAGTAAACCTGTAATCAGTGAATTCTTTTCGGGAAGAGACGGTACGTGGAACAGCCATGTGGATTTAGGCCTTTGGGCGGATGCAATGCTTATTGCTCCGGCTACTGCATCCACAATTGGAAAGATGGCTAACGGAATAGCAGATAACATGCTTATCACCACTTACCTTTCCGCGAAGGCTCCTGTCTTCGTTGCACCTGCAATGGATCTGGATATGTTTGCTCATCCTTCCACTCAAAAGAATATTGAAACACTTCGTTCATTCGGGAATCATATTATTGAACCGGGAGAAGGAGAGCTGGCCAGTCATCTGGTAGGTAAAGGACGAATGGAAGAACCGGAAGAAATTATCCGTGTGCTTGAAGAGTTCTTTGCTAAACAGGAAGACCTTTCAAAAAAAAAAGTACTGATAACTGCGGGTCCCACTTATGAAAAGATTGATCCGGTAAGGTTTATTGGTAATTACTCTTCCGGTAAAATGGGATTTGCCCTTGCTGAAGAGTGTGCTTCCAGAGGTGCTGAAGTGATATTGATTGCCGGACCGGTACAGATTGAAACAATTCACCCTAATATACACAGAATTGATGTGGAATCTGCTCAGGAAATGTATGAGGCTTCTGTTGCCAATTACCCGTCAGCGGATGCCGGAATATTGTGTGCCGCGGTAGCAGACTTTACTCCTGAAATAGTTGCCGACAAGAAAATAAAACGTAAAGGTGATGAACTTACAGTTGTTCTGAAACCTACTCAGGATATTGCTGCTTCCCTTGGAAAGATAAAGTGGGCAGACCAATTGCTTGCCGGTTTTGCCCTGGAAACCAATGATGAACTTTTGAATGCTCAGAGTAAACTGGAACGAAAGAACTTTGATTTCATTGTTCTTAACTCGCTCAATGATGAGGGAGCTGGTTTCCGCCACGATACAAACAAGATTACTATCATTGATAAGGACGGGAAGACAGATTATCCTCTGAAAAGCAAACGCGAAGTTGCTACAGATATCATTGACCGATTGGCTCAATTGATTAAATAA
- a CDS encoding DUF4835 family protein, whose product MVKAQELNCKVNINYSQIQGTNTQVFKTLETALTEFINDRKWTSAQYGAAERISCSMNITLKQHTDDGAFKCELIVQANRPVFDASYNTTLFNFKDVNFNFTYLEFDPLELRENQIDSNLTAVIAYYAYLIIGMDRDSMAPMGGTEVLRTAESIVTAAQSLSETGWKAFEDSRNRHGIITDYLDENMKPFRQMIYDYHRLGLDEMAQNADRGRTQITTSLEELKKAKENKPMSVLPQLFTEIKKDELVNVYSKGTQSEKEQVYNMLVDINPAQSNDWDKIKSSK is encoded by the coding sequence ATGGTGAAGGCTCAGGAACTGAATTGTAAAGTGAATATTAATTATTCACAGATTCAGGGAACTAATACGCAGGTATTCAAAACCTTGGAAACTGCTTTGACGGAATTTATCAATGATCGGAAATGGACTTCCGCACAATATGGTGCTGCCGAGCGAATATCTTGCAGCATGAATATCACGTTGAAACAGCATACTGATGATGGTGCTTTTAAATGTGAACTGATTGTTCAGGCTAATCGTCCGGTGTTCGATGCAAGCTATAACACCACGCTTTTTAATTTCAAGGATGTGAATTTTAACTTCACTTATCTGGAATTTGATCCTTTGGAACTTCGGGAAAATCAGATAGACAGTAACCTTACTGCGGTTATTGCATACTATGCTTACCTGATAATAGGAATGGATAGGGATTCCATGGCTCCTATGGGAGGCACGGAAGTTCTGAGAACTGCCGAAAGCATTGTAACCGCTGCCCAGAGTCTGTCTGAAACAGGATGGAAAGCTTTTGAGGATAGTCGTAACCGTCACGGAATCATTACTGATTATCTGGATGAGAATATGAAACCTTTCCGTCAGATGATATATGATTACCATCGGTTGGGGTTGGATGAGATGGCTCAGAATGCAGATAGGGGAAGGACTCAGATAACCACTTCTTTAGAGGAACTTAAAAAAGCAAAGGAAAATAAACCGATGTCTGTTTTGCCACAGTTGTTTACCGAAATAAAGAAAGACGAACTGGTTAATGTCTATTCAAAAGGTACTCAGAGCGAGAAGGAGCAGGTATATAATATGTTAGTTGATATCAATCCCGCTCAATCAAATGACTGGGATAAAATAAAGTCTTCGAAATAA